Proteins from a genomic interval of Clostridia bacterium:
- a CDS encoding family 10 glycosylhydrolase — MAIREGRALWVESQQDGILSGHYGPEDVKQIVDNAKSLGANMLLWLVKARMADAAPALWYPSEIGLSHEHCYEYDSFGDVVRMAHEAGIEVHAYFSVFTEGDIEAEAVKGKKPPLAEHPEWAVVDRLGKRSEFVCASHVGYREYLGSLVKEVLEKYPVDGINLDFIRYPRSACFCDNCQKNIRERYGFTLDQVVDLLTAKGFDSLNYEDLGAALDRAGAVINYYNQNVHDTVEYIHGIVKGHSPKAKLSAAVFPNPRTAPSQVYCDWIGFSKFLDFVCPMVYWYSPEYYKQTVGRLQSAMREGTKLYPGISALGVPHPLAGENCNFLPGAPDMKYVAELVDMAREAGAPGVAIFQYGTIFGLQPGAYTGVKWGTPVAGDVGLLRDRFAEPAIPAHAD, encoded by the coding sequence ATGGCAATCAGAGAAGGACGCGCTCTCTGGGTGGAATCGCAGCAGGATGGGATTCTGAGCGGGCACTATGGCCCCGAAGACGTAAAGCAGATCGTTGACAATGCAAAGAGCCTCGGAGCTAACATGCTCCTCTGGCTTGTAAAGGCGCGCATGGCCGACGCAGCGCCGGCTCTGTGGTATCCGAGCGAGATAGGTTTGAGCCATGAGCACTGCTACGAATACGACAGCTTCGGAGACGTAGTCAGGATGGCGCATGAGGCCGGGATTGAGGTTCATGCCTACTTCTCCGTGTTCACCGAGGGTGACATAGAGGCGGAAGCCGTAAAGGGCAAGAAACCCCCGCTGGCTGAGCATCCTGAATGGGCCGTTGTGGATAGATTGGGCAAACGCAGCGAATTCGTGTGCGCAAGCCACGTAGGGTACCGCGAATACCTTGGTTCGCTGGTTAAAGAGGTCCTTGAGAAGTACCCGGTGGACGGAATCAATCTCGACTTCATCCGCTATCCGCGTTCGGCTTGTTTCTGCGACAACTGCCAGAAGAACATCAGGGAGCGCTACGGCTTCACCCTCGATCAGGTAGTGGACCTGCTCACGGCCAAGGGTTTCGACTCGCTCAACTACGAAGATCTTGGGGCAGCCCTCGACAGGGCTGGCGCAGTGATCAACTACTACAACCAGAACGTGCACGACACAGTGGAATACATTCATGGCATCGTCAAAGGCCATTCGCCCAAGGCCAAACTGTCGGCGGCGGTGTTCCCGAATCCGAGGACGGCCCCGAGCCAGGTGTACTGCGACTGGATAGGGTTCTCGAAGTTCTTGGACTTCGTATGCCCCATGGTCTACTGGTACTCGCCTGAGTACTACAAACAGACCGTTGGCAGACTCCAGAGCGCCATGCGCGAAGGAACCAAGCTGTATCCAGGCATATCCGCACTTGGCGTGCCGCATCCGTTGGCAGGTGAGAACTGCAACTTCCTGCCGGGAGCTCCGGATATGAAGTATGTGGCGGAACTCGTTGACATGGCCCGCGAGGCAGGCGCTCCGGGAGTCGCCATATTCCAATACGGAACGATATTCGGTCTGCAGCCGGGCGCCTACACCGGGGTGAAATGGGGGACTCCGGTGGCTGGCGATGTCGGGCTGCTGCGTGATAGGTTCGCCGAGCCGGCCATACCGGCGCACGCCGACTAG
- a CDS encoding GntR family transcriptional regulator — MRTLEPVGSGQSVPSRAYERIMEYIAEGDIVGGKLPPETVLAEQLAVSRTALREALQRLESEGYIVRRRRVGTIVLANRLKLDAGLERLNSVTQIVQGAGMTPGTAFRDWRCETANSLIAQRLGIAIGDQVSVIERVRTANGIRFCYDINFIPAKYITEQDEDSIGESLLNYLSERHGQIRQALAYLYPYTADAIVSEKLGVPVGHLLMLLEHTHYTPEGCPMWYSRTFHRSDVISFHIIRSL; from the coding sequence GTGAGAACTCTAGAGCCAGTCGGAAGTGGGCAATCGGTCCCATCGCGCGCATACGAGCGGATAATGGAGTACATCGCCGAAGGCGATATCGTCGGCGGGAAACTCCCTCCGGAAACAGTCCTGGCCGAGCAACTCGCAGTGAGTCGGACTGCTCTTCGAGAGGCGCTTCAGCGCTTGGAATCCGAAGGCTACATTGTGAGACGGCGTAGAGTGGGCACTATTGTTCTGGCCAACCGGCTCAAGCTGGACGCTGGGCTCGAGAGGCTGAACTCGGTTACTCAGATTGTACAGGGCGCCGGCATGACGCCGGGGACGGCGTTTCGGGATTGGCGGTGCGAGACCGCAAACAGCCTGATAGCCCAGAGACTTGGCATTGCCATTGGAGACCAAGTTTCCGTCATTGAGCGCGTCCGTACTGCCAATGGAATTCGTTTCTGTTACGACATCAACTTCATACCCGCCAAGTACATCACCGAACAGGATGAGGACAGCATCGGCGAGTCACTGCTGAACTACTTGTCGGAGAGGCACGGCCAGATACGCCAGGCGTTGGCCTACTTGTACCCATACACCGCTGATGCCATAGTCAGCGAGAAACTCGGAGTCCCTGTGGGGCATCTACTGATGCTCCTTGAGCATACCCACTACACTCCTGAAGGGTGTCCTATGTGGTACTCCAGGACGTTCCACCGGAGTGACGTGATCAGCTTCCATATCATTAGATCGCTCTAG